A genomic stretch from Nitrospirae bacterium YQR-1 includes:
- a CDS encoding flagellar basal body-associated FliL family protein has translation MQKEDSEEEQLDGPKPKKKLNMKQLIIFAGIILVLVGAGYLGYNKFLKKHDDAAGAPEQVEKKVEKHEEKKPEKKEHKEKKKPKDIHAAILPLDPFVVNLIEAGRYMKITVQVEIEDKKMEAEMKEKLPILRDAIIILLSSKSLESVSGPDGKLMLKDEMLARVNQALGEDLITNIYFTDFVVQ, from the coding sequence ATGCAAAAAGAAGATTCTGAAGAAGAACAGCTGGACGGTCCCAAACCAAAAAAGAAATTAAACATGAAGCAGCTTATAATTTTTGCAGGCATCATTCTTGTGTTAGTTGGAGCCGGCTACTTAGGATATAACAAATTTCTGAAAAAGCACGACGATGCCGCCGGTGCCCCTGAACAGGTGGAAAAGAAGGTGGAAAAGCATGAAGAGAAGAAACCGGAAAAAAAAGAACATAAGGAGAAAAAGAAACCAAAAGATATTCACGCCGCCATACTACCGCTTGATCCATTTGTAGTAAATCTGATTGAGGCCGGCAGATATATGAAAATAACGGTACAAGTTGAAATAGAGGATAAAAAAATGGAGGCTGAGATGAAAGAGAAACTGCCCATTCTCAGAGACGCCATTATTATCTTGCTAAGTTCTAAATCGCTGGAATCCGTCTCCGGCCCGGACGGTAAGTTAATGTTAAAAGATGAAATGCTTGCAAGGGTTAATCAGGCTCTGGGAGAGGATTTAATAACAAATATTTATTTTACAGACTTTGTAGTGCAATAA
- a CDS encoding LptF/LptG family permease gives MKILTRLYVKETASVVFIVSLGLSVLIALFEVIDKLDKLVKFSPGFNDFALYWVYVLPKYLKYLLPMAVLMAVLVVFGHASKAGELVAVKASGGRLKKLFLPVIIMALMVSIFDFAVDEFIAGKFNLYANNLLFKIKNKKERLVFKTKDVWFMEKGNMIIYASSYQPEDKSLTDVSIFITEGGKLAEIIRGKRCYFNGTLWVMDEALKYDLGAMSASKVKELHFEEFKTTNIYDESVMISDEMSFVDLYKHNSRLRVAGYNNQRVLVDLNAKLSYPFTCMVMVLLGLSISARFKMGGNIINVGLSIAISLIYWIFFAMAISLGYSGILPAFLSAWVIPVSFGSVAAYFFNKIPE, from the coding sequence ATGAAAATCCTCACAAGACTTTACGTAAAGGAGACAGCTTCAGTTGTGTTTATCGTCTCCCTCGGTCTTTCAGTTTTAATTGCCTTGTTTGAGGTTATAGACAAACTCGATAAGCTGGTTAAATTCTCTCCCGGTTTTAACGATTTTGCCTTGTACTGGGTTTATGTGCTGCCTAAGTATTTAAAGTATCTGCTGCCTATGGCAGTGTTGATGGCAGTGCTTGTTGTGTTTGGCCATGCATCCAAAGCCGGCGAACTGGTTGCTGTTAAAGCCTCCGGTGGAAGGTTAAAGAAGCTCTTTCTGCCTGTTATTATTATGGCGCTTATGGTCTCAATTTTTGACTTTGCGGTTGATGAATTTATTGCCGGCAAATTTAACCTCTATGCCAACAACCTGCTTTTTAAGATTAAAAACAAAAAAGAACGCCTTGTATTTAAAACAAAGGATGTGTGGTTTATGGAAAAGGGCAATATGATTATCTACGCCTCCAGCTATCAACCTGAGGATAAATCACTGACCGACGTAAGCATATTTATCACAGAGGGCGGCAAACTGGCTGAAATTATAAGAGGTAAGAGATGCTACTTCAACGGTACGCTCTGGGTCATGGATGAGGCGCTGAAATACGACCTCGGTGCAATGAGCGCCTCAAAAGTCAAAGAGCTGCATTTTGAAGAGTTTAAAACCACCAACATTTATGATGAAAGCGTTATGATTTCTGATGAAATGTCCTTTGTGGATTTATACAAACATAACAGCAGGCTGAGAGTTGCCGGCTATAACAACCAGAGGGTGCTCGTTGACTTAAATGCAAAGCTCTCGTATCCGTTTACGTGCATGGTTATGGTGTTGTTGGGGCTCTCCATATCGGCACGGTTTAAAATGGGAGGCAACATAATCAACGTGGGGCTCTCCATTGCCATAAGTCTCATTTACTGGATTTTCTTTGCCATGGCCATATCTCTGGGGTACTCGGGGATTTTACCGGCATTTCTTTCCGCATGGGTCATTCCTGTCTCCTTTGGCAGTGTCGCCGCTTACTTCTTTAATAAAATTCCGGAGTAG
- a CDS encoding PilZ domain-containing protein has protein sequence MKMRVLKLSTAMVGKPLDKPLYDENGNLMLGRGYVMTDKDVAKISRAIVIEPEGDEVIPEEDEDIDIEQIVDADLPFENLDLLNIKIDGLFDNLKREKDFQKKVRNSAKIVQDVCSIDEDLALGTIMLEHESRYTVKHPIHTAIVSEIVTKKMGWSQEERANLISAALTMNIGMIELQERLHFQQEPLSPYQKEEVNKHPLEGVKVLKQFGVKNDLWLTAVLQHHEMLDGTGYPSKLKDKGIEEPSRVIALADIYCARVSGRHYRKPLLPTVALKELFLNKNESLDPDISAVFIKNLGIYPPGTFVQLANNEIAIVTQRGERINAPIAYTVLRHNNKVPTVAIKRDTSLDEFTVKTIVPPSKVNVIINRYQLWGYGVFKRAKVAKRKQQRIQVTIPAKVLELQTISTYDAVILNISNNGCFIRIQTATDKEFQYNKEFYITFRLLNRTLENIQATSRSIQRKYDHSLVGMEFVNLTAEHAEIVKTFVNSQS, from the coding sequence ATGAAAATGCGAGTGCTTAAGCTCTCAACTGCAATGGTAGGGAAACCCCTGGATAAGCCCCTGTATGATGAAAATGGTAATCTGATGCTTGGGCGCGGCTATGTCATGACCGACAAAGACGTTGCCAAAATATCACGTGCAATAGTAATAGAGCCGGAGGGGGATGAGGTTATCCCTGAGGAAGATGAAGACATTGACATAGAGCAAATAGTTGATGCTGACCTGCCTTTTGAAAACCTTGACTTGCTTAACATAAAAATAGACGGACTGTTTGACAATTTAAAAAGAGAGAAGGATTTTCAGAAGAAAGTCCGTAATTCCGCCAAAATTGTTCAGGATGTTTGCAGTATTGATGAGGACTTAGCCCTTGGAACTATAATGCTTGAACATGAATCGCGTTACACGGTTAAACATCCTATTCATACGGCGATAGTGAGTGAAATAGTGACAAAGAAAATGGGCTGGTCTCAGGAAGAACGTGCTAATCTCATCTCTGCCGCATTAACAATGAATATTGGAATGATAGAACTTCAGGAAAGGCTTCATTTTCAACAGGAGCCGCTTTCACCGTATCAGAAAGAGGAGGTAAACAAGCACCCGTTAGAGGGCGTTAAAGTACTTAAACAGTTTGGTGTTAAAAACGATCTATGGCTTACCGCCGTGCTTCAGCACCATGAGATGCTTGACGGCACCGGTTATCCTTCAAAACTAAAAGACAAAGGCATAGAGGAACCATCCAGAGTAATAGCTCTTGCAGATATTTACTGTGCACGGGTCTCCGGCAGGCATTACCGCAAACCACTGTTGCCCACGGTTGCACTGAAGGAATTATTTCTCAATAAAAACGAAAGTCTCGATCCTGATATATCCGCCGTATTTATTAAAAACCTCGGTATATATCCCCCGGGCACTTTCGTACAGCTGGCAAACAATGAGATTGCTATTGTTACGCAAAGGGGAGAGAGAATTAACGCTCCAATTGCTTATACGGTGTTAAGGCATAATAACAAGGTGCCGACTGTTGCCATAAAAAGAGATACATCTTTAGATGAGTTTACCGTTAAAACAATTGTACCTCCTTCTAAAGTAAATGTTATAATAAACCGTTACCAGTTGTGGGGATATGGCGTGTTTAAGCGTGCCAAGGTCGCTAAACGCAAGCAGCAGAGAATTCAGGTAACAATACCTGCAAAGGTACTGGAGCTTCAAACTATTTCCACTTACGATGCTGTTATTCTAAATATAAGCAACAATGGATGCTTTATCAGAATTCAGACCGCAACGGATAAGGAATTCCAATATAATAAGGAGTTCTATATCACATTCCGGCTGCTTAACAGAACTCTTGAAAACATACAAGCCACATCAAGGTCAATACAGCGTAAGTACGACCACTCACTTGTCGGCATGGAATTTGTTAACCTTACTGCAGAACATGCAGAAATTGTAAAGACTTTTGTTAACTCACAATCTTAA